A window of Drosophila santomea strain STO CAGO 1482 chromosome X, Prin_Dsan_1.1, whole genome shotgun sequence genomic DNA:
aaataaaaggtgTAAGTGTACGTTTGGCGGGGCGCTTATCCAATATGCGGACGTGCCCCAAGTGAACGATCATAATGCTCTTTAAGGTATGTTAGTGATGCTTTCTAGAGAGTTTTGGAGGCAGGGTGTTTGGATGGTGGCATGTATGAGGCGATAATGTTATCCTTGTTTCGTTTAATCTAATTACATAAATTATGCTAGGATTAGCCCATGGAGCgttaagaaaaaagaactaCATAAATTACTTGGGAGATGGTTGCAATCCCCATTTCTCTTGGTTGcgtttttgttggtttttgttttctatatCCTAGACTCAGTTGACAGCGGCGTGCCACCAAAAAATGTGGTTAAAATAATCGTATATGGTAACTGGATGCACTGTTCTTTGGAGTGGTTTTTTTTCTGTCTCTCTCTCGTTCTACCGAAATTGCTGCAGCTTTAACTTTCGTTTCCGATATTAGCCTTCAGGTGTCTCAGTTTCTTATTCGGGTTTCCTCGGTCACTCCGTTCCTTTCAGTAGCTCAATTTActggtttttttgtttttgttttgtatcaGATCAGTGTAAAATTTCATAGCGCGCCTGCTCCTTTGATTCGATCTTGCTAGCTTCGATCCTGCCGCCTTTCACGTGGTTTTGGGGTTTACGCTCGCACTCATCCATTCTTTAACATCTATCCATCCATTCGTATCCGACGTGTTCTGCTACCGCTTACTGCTTACTGCTCCTGGTTGATTAGCTAGTCCATGGAACTCCGCCTTATGCCTCTCATAATCTTTTCAGCATGCGTTTTTTCTCCTTGAGCAActtctccttcttcttgtCCTGCAGCTTCTTGTCCAGGCCCGCGTGCTTCTTCGTCGAGGGTCCATCATCATCTTTGGCATCGCCAGGAGCGCCAACACCGCATTTCGCAGGCTAAAATGGAAGAGCGAACATATGGGTTACACAATGCTATATAAGCTATATAATGCTACACAAACATATCGGAGATGAAAACCCCTCATTTACCTGGGCATGGATCTCTGTCATCATGCGCGCCCTCTGTGAGTAGTCATCGTAGCGTTCCAACAGCATCTTGCCGGCCTCCTCGTTCAGCGCCGATTCCGGATTCGGGACAATCAGCAGGCATTTGATGGTGAGCAGAATGTGCTTGATGCCCAAATCCGGCTTCCAGTCCTTTTTTAATGTGTTCACACAGATCTCCCCGTTGGCGGCCACATTCGGATGAAAGATCTTCGTGAGGAAGTACGCTTTGGGTGGCGTCTGCGGGAAGTCCTTGTTGAGCGTCAGTTTCACGCGGAAAACTCCAGCGGCGTACGGAGTGCCAGCAGGTCCATCGATCAGAGCCTGAATATCCGTCACATCGCTTTCGTTGATCAGCACCTTGATGCCTTCCGGTGGCGTGGTCTCCATCTCCTGCAGCTCCCTCATCACCTGCCTTATCGTCTGCGGCGACAGGTTCTCCACATTCGAGTATTGCTGCAAATGGAAGAAATCATTAGTTTGGAATTGCACTGCTACATCAGTAAAAGTTTAAATTTCACGTTAGCATCACAATCGCCTTATGTTTAAAAGATAAATCGCGGTTGGAATACTTATTGGACGTACGATTTCTAAAATGAATTGACAAATCATCAGATATACAGAATTTCAAGTACAGTACTTATTGGTAAGGATTATTACATGCAAACTTCACTACCAGAATCATATGACTTCACAAACAGGGCTTTTTATTCTAGAACTATTTGGTAAAGACAGGCATTCTCTGATAGGCTCAGATTCTTTATAATCGCGTAAACAACTTCTTATGAATGGTTTCGCAATATCCAAGAAtgcaaacaattatttaaagaaCATGTTCATCCTACCGAACTCATGATGTCTGAacttcctgctgctcctgtttctgtgcgtgagtgtgtgtgtgagtagaTGCGGACCTGCGCTGGTGTGCGTGCGAATCGCTGTCTCAAGGTTTCAGTTTCGTCAGCTTCGTCAGCTTATTCCTGCAGCTGAGCTCTTCGGGCCTTCGAAAGTCCCAATTTCACCGCCTTTTCCCAGCTGGCTTGGAAAAGTGGCCCAAAAATATGGGTATATGTGTGTGGatggcttttccttttcctatGCGTActccttttgcttttcttagCCCCACCACTTGTCTCTCCTTATCCGTTGTTTGGGTTTCTGTTTTCGCACGCTCTCTTCTACAGACTCGTATATGTATTTGGTATAGCACTTCTCGAAAACCTCGATTTTGGGATAGCCGAGCGACTTGAAATTTTGTTCCGTAGCTTGCTATTGTCTTAAAATCGATTCGCTCGCCTTTGTCGTTGCTGCTGTGTGAATTTTCTCGACTCTCTCGTcacatttaaacaaattcagTTGTCTAATTGCACACTTCACGCTCGacaacaacacacaaaaacagtTCAATTTTACAGTAACCCTCGTCGATGGCGCTGCGCTACAATTTGGGGCATATGCGTGCATGAAAGTCGTTTGATTTGAGCGCTGAATTTTGGCGAGCAAGTTCAATACGGAGTTATATAAACTAAGCATATTAATAAAGCTAACACTTTTCTACAGTCATGTGACAGTAAAGCCTAGCTTTACGTGCAACTAGTAGCGTTTTTGCAAGTGTAGCGCATCTAAAGATCTACATAGCCCACACAAACAAACTGTCTCTACACTAACGCACCAACAGGGCTGCTTAGACGCTATCGGTATATCGATAGGTGCACAACATCGCTTATTGCCCAAGTAAAAGgtatttattttggaaattattaaagaacaaacatgaaaatattattatttaaaaaaagctAAGCTTTTATTTTGACTTATACAAATCATTTCTAGCTATctataaaacatatatatcTGGTATTTCTAAACAACTTTGAAAACATTGATTACttttaaaatgcattgcaCTTGCATATTTGTGGTATTTTTGACAACTGAAATGGTATATTTTGGGCTTGCCTTTCCGACGGTCACACTGTAACTAATACCATCCGATAACCGATAGGGCCTCCCAATATCGAAGTACGATAGTGCCCGATAGGTTCATCcatccattttttttatttaattagttttaatttagATTTCTAACTCTAATTTATTGGCGGCTCCCTACTATCGTCGCTCCCCGCCATCGGTACGCTGCACTTTGGTTCGGTTTCGGTTCGCATCGGGCGTATCGGTTCGATTTCGATCCTGAAGATCAGATCAGAGTCTGgggaactgaactgaactgccGTGTTTTGTGTTGTGTGTGAGGCAAGGGAGTGGAAAATTGTGAGTGCACTCTTGATCGGGCGGATCGGAGAAAATGTCGAAGAACAAGATAAACACAACGTCAGGAACGGCGGCCAGTGAAACAAATCTGATCGAGGTGAAGTCGAAGGTGAGTCCTAACATTCGTGGCCCCGCATTCCACGCCCCTTTCTGCGACGCTGAGCTGCTGATTCATGCGCACAGAAATGGGATTAATAGCTTAAATTGAAGTTCTGTGGGGGAAAGGGGTCTTTAGTCTGAGCAACATTGTGGCTACCAAGTTGGGAACTCCTTATATTGCTGACATTCCACAATCGGTTGGGTTATATTAGTACTTGGACTGCGAGGGGCGAGGAGCAACTGGTTTCCATCTTCGGAACACCCTAAATTGTCAAAGTGCTCTTGGCAATGCACCTTACTTGTCGGAATTCCTGGGTTCTGATAAGGAATGTTGAAACACCCTTTAATGCTTGGGCTATTTGACTGAAAATCAATCTGTTGCATCTTATTCGAAAACTACCCTGTTGCGCTCATTTTCAGTGATTGCATGGTATTCGATACAGAAAAGGTCTTAAAGATTAAACGATAAAGTCCATTTATAGCTGAAAGATAGTAAATGTACTGCAATTCAGAAGAGTTTCCATTAAACTAGTAAAAAGGTTGCATACAATTGAATCAACAAGTGATGCTCTTAAACAAACGTTTAGCCCTTTTACTAATCAAATCCAATACTTTAGTTCGATGCAGAGTTTCGGCGGTGGAGCTTTAAGCGAAATGAGGCGGAGCAGAGCTTCGACAAATTCGCAGCCCTCATTGAGCAGCTGCACAAGCTGACCAACATCCAGTTTCTCATACTCTACATCGATCCGCGGGACAACGATCTGTTGCCGATCAACAACGACGACAACTTCGGCCGGGCCCTGAAAACAGCACGTCCACTTCTACGGGTCATTGTACAGCGAAAGGGTAAGTATGCATGAGACACTATACAAACCACTCAACTACAATCGTTGCTTCCACTCTATAGATGATCTTAATGAGTACTCTGGCTTTGGAACGATGAAACCGAGGAACCTCATCGGCAGCATACTGATGGGCCATACGCCCGTGAAGACAAAGGCGCCGTCGATATCCATACCGCACGATTTCCGCCAGGTCTCGGCCATTATTGATGTGGATATTGTGCCGGAAACGCATAGAAGAGTGCGTCTGCTAAAGCACGGCAGCGACAAGCCCCTGGGATTCTACATACGGGATGGCACCTCTGTCAGGGTGACGGCCAGTGGGCTGGAGAAGCAACCGGGCATTTTCATATCCCGTTTGGTTCCGGGCGGTCTGGCCGAAAGTACAGGTCTGTTAGCCGTTAACGATGAGGTGATCGAGGTGAATGGCATCGAAGTGGCTGGCAAGACTCTGGATCAGGTCACCGATATGATGGTGGCCAATAGCTCCAATCTGATAATCACCGTGAAGCCGGCCAATCAGCGCACACTGACGTCCACACATCGCGGATCCTTCTCGAGGAACAGCCA
This region includes:
- the LOC120455718 gene encoding partitioning defective protein 6, translated to MSKNKINTTSGTAASETNLIEVKSKFDAEFRRWSFKRNEAEQSFDKFAALIEQLHKLTNIQFLILYIDPRDNDLLPINNDDNFGRALKTARPLLRVIVQRKDDLNEYSGFGTMKPRNLIGSILMGHTPVKTKAPSISIPHDFRQVSAIIDVDIVPETHRRVRLLKHGSDKPLGFYIRDGTSVRVTASGLEKQPGIFISRLVPGGLAESTGLLAVNDEVIEVNGIEVAGKTLDQVTDMMVANSSNLIITVKPANQRTLTSTHRGSFSRNSQLSSGSHHTNNTNTSDEIEHDDQDDIVDLTGVTLDESPTSTSAGNHNHQPPLSSSPSSHHQQAASNASTIMASDVKDGVLHL
- the LOC120457400 gene encoding ubiquitin-conjugating enzyme E2 S, translated to MSSQYSNVENLSPQTIRQVMRELQEMETTPPEGIKVLINESDVTDIQALIDGPAGTPYAAGVFRVKLTLNKDFPQTPPKAYFLTKIFHPNVAANGEICVNTLKKDWKPDLGIKHILLTIKCLLIVPNPESALNEEAGKMLLERYDDYSQRARMMTEIHAQPAKCGVGAPGDAKDDDGPSTKKHAGLDKKLQDKKKEKLLKEKKRMLKRL